In the Streptomyces formicae genome, one interval contains:
- a CDS encoding SIS domain-containing protein: MSSKSESKLVERYFDATVGLLQRVRDEESGNIAEAGTVLADAVEAGGRLFAFGAGHSSLAAQDVVYRAGGLALMNLLAVPGVVGVDVMPATLGSALERVDGLAGAVLDSSPARSGDVLVIISLSGRNSLPVEMAMNARALGLRVIGVTSVAYATETRSRHVSGTFLKDHCDVVIDSKIAVGDAELALDGVDAPFGPASGVVAGALMQAMMATAVEELAARGGQPPVLRSGNVEGGHEWNGRVFEEYGDRIFYRR, encoded by the coding sequence ATGAGCTCCAAGAGCGAGAGCAAACTGGTCGAGCGGTACTTCGACGCCACCGTGGGACTGCTCCAGCGCGTCCGCGACGAGGAGTCCGGGAACATCGCGGAGGCGGGCACCGTCCTCGCCGACGCCGTCGAGGCGGGCGGGCGGCTCTTCGCCTTCGGCGCGGGGCACTCCTCGCTCGCCGCGCAGGACGTCGTCTACCGCGCGGGCGGCCTCGCCCTGATGAACCTGCTCGCCGTGCCGGGCGTCGTCGGCGTCGACGTCATGCCCGCCACGCTCGGCTCCGCCCTGGAGCGGGTCGACGGGCTCGCGGGCGCCGTCCTGGACTCGTCCCCGGCCCGCTCCGGCGACGTACTCGTGATCATCTCGCTCTCGGGCCGGAACTCGCTGCCGGTGGAGATGGCGATGAACGCCCGCGCGCTCGGCCTGCGGGTCATCGGCGTCACCTCCGTGGCGTACGCCACGGAGACCAGGTCGCGGCACGTGTCGGGGACCTTCCTCAAGGACCACTGCGACGTCGTGATCGACTCCAAGATCGCGGTGGGTGACGCGGAGCTCGCCCTCGACGGGGTCGATGCGCCGTTCGGCCCCGCGTCCGGTGTGGTCGCGGGCGCGCTGATGCAGGCGATGATGGCCACCGCCGTCGAGGAGCTCGCCGCCCGTGGTGGGCAGCCGCCGGTGCTTCGTTCGGGGAACGTGGAGGGCGGGCACGAGTGGAACGGGCGGGTCTTTGAGGAGTACGGGGACCGGATCTTCTATCGCCGATGA
- a CDS encoding ABC transporter ATP-binding protein — MSTELTSVASDVGQPPPHVVELKGVTKEYPGGVAALRGVDLTVAQGELLAIVGPSGSGKSTLLHIVGTLDRPTAGSVAIAGHDVAALADRSLSALRARHIGFVFQAFHLVPGISARDNVAEGLLYSGLPRAERRRRAADALERVGLADRMRHRPHELSGGQKQRVAIARAVVGEPDLLLADEPTGALDSESGDAVMRLLHDLNAEGATIAVITHDSEIAGRLPRQVRIRDGRVV; from the coding sequence ATGAGTACCGAGCTTACGTCCGTGGCGAGCGACGTGGGTCAACCGCCGCCGCACGTAGTGGAGTTGAAGGGCGTCACCAAGGAGTACCCGGGTGGCGTCGCCGCCCTGCGTGGAGTCGATCTGACCGTCGCGCAGGGGGAACTCCTCGCCATCGTCGGGCCCTCCGGGTCGGGGAAGTCGACGCTCCTCCACATCGTCGGCACCCTCGACCGCCCCACCGCGGGCTCCGTCGCCATCGCCGGACACGACGTCGCCGCCCTCGCCGACCGCAGCCTGTCCGCGCTGCGCGCCCGGCACATCGGCTTCGTCTTCCAGGCGTTCCACCTGGTGCCCGGCATCAGCGCCCGCGACAACGTCGCCGAGGGGCTGCTCTACTCGGGGCTGCCGCGCGCCGAACGCCGCCGCAGGGCCGCGGACGCCCTGGAGCGCGTCGGGCTCGCCGACCGCATGAGGCACCGGCCGCACGAACTCTCCGGCGGCCAGAAACAGCGCGTCGCCATCGCCCGCGCCGTCGTCGGCGAACCGGACCTGCTCCTCGCCGACGAGCCGACCGGCGCGCTCGACTCGGAGTCCGGCGACGCGGTCATGCGCCTGCTGCACGATCTGAACGCGGAGGGCGCGACCATCGCCGTCATCACCCACGACTCGGAGATCGCGGGACGGCTGCCGCGGCAGGTGCGGATCAGGGACGGGCGGGTCGTGTGA
- a CDS encoding sensor histidine kinase — protein sequence MSSERSRLTALYGGLLLLAGALLTGVVYLLVQQGLYSSISTAVTTAVPRGPVPPWRSTPLPLVTAVPAQRTKPLEKADDDTGAIAVTKISDLAGEAALNRLLTVSVIVFAAYAVVSIALAWWMAGRVLRPVAVITGTARRLSGANLHERIALDAPQGELKRLADTFDEMLDRIERLVGAQQRFAANAAHELRTPLAVQRAAAEIGLAGEPDAERVAMIRKKLISVADDSEELIEGLLLLAASEQGLERREPVALDVLAHAVADGLGAEAAAWHVTVTVEAEPLTVEGDGVLLDRLVHNLVANGVRYNVPDGTVTVRVEGDGTLEVTNTGPEVPPETVPHLFEPFRRLNERTHARGEGAGLGLSIVAAIARAHGAQATAEANGAGGGLTVRISFAP from the coding sequence ATGAGCAGCGAGCGGTCCCGGCTCACCGCGCTGTACGGCGGGCTGCTCCTGCTCGCGGGCGCGCTCCTGACGGGGGTGGTGTACCTGCTCGTGCAGCAGGGCCTCTACTCGTCGATCAGCACGGCGGTGACCACCGCGGTGCCGCGCGGGCCCGTGCCGCCGTGGCGGTCGACTCCCCTGCCGCTCGTCACCGCCGTCCCCGCCCAGCGCACGAAACCCCTGGAGAAGGCCGACGACGACACCGGGGCGATCGCCGTCACGAAGATCAGCGACCTGGCGGGCGAGGCCGCGCTCAACCGCCTCCTGACCGTCTCCGTGATCGTCTTCGCCGCGTACGCCGTGGTGTCGATCGCCCTCGCCTGGTGGATGGCGGGCCGGGTGCTGCGCCCCGTCGCGGTGATCACCGGCACCGCGCGGCGGCTCTCCGGGGCCAATCTGCACGAGCGGATCGCCCTGGACGCCCCGCAGGGCGAGCTGAAGCGGCTGGCCGACACCTTCGACGAGATGCTGGACCGGATAGAGCGTCTGGTCGGCGCGCAGCAGCGGTTCGCGGCCAACGCGGCGCACGAGCTGCGCACGCCGCTCGCCGTGCAGCGGGCGGCCGCCGAGATCGGCCTCGCGGGTGAGCCCGACGCGGAACGGGTGGCGATGATCCGCAAGAAGCTGATCTCCGTGGCGGACGACAGCGAGGAGCTGATCGAGGGGCTGCTGCTGCTCGCCGCGTCGGAGCAGGGCCTGGAGCGGCGCGAGCCCGTCGCGCTCGACGTCCTCGCGCACGCGGTCGCGGACGGCCTCGGCGCGGAGGCGGCCGCCTGGCACGTCACCGTGACGGTGGAGGCCGAGCCGCTGACGGTGGAGGGCGACGGGGTGCTCCTGGACCGCCTCGTCCACAACCTGGTGGCCAACGGGGTGCGCTACAACGTGCCGGACGGCACCGTCACCGTCCGGGTCGAGGGGGACGGCACCCTGGAGGTCACCAACACGGGCCCCGAGGTCCCCCCGGAGACCGTCCCGCACCTCTTCGAACCGTTCCGGCGCCTGAACGAGCGCACCCACGCGCGCGGGGAGGGCGCGGGGCTCGGCCTGTCGATCGTGGCGGCGATCGCACGGGCACACGGGGCGCAGGCCACGGCGGAGGCGAACGGGGCGGGCGGCGGCCTGACAGTGCGGATCAGCTTCGCCCCGTAA
- a CDS encoding peptidoglycan-binding protein: MRRRTAVVATVVALLAVTGGGIAVTALADAGGKDDSHRRDADLPAATAAVERGDLTSGTQVDGTLGYAKERKVNAGATGTLTWSAETGSTVGRDGRLYEVNGAPVRLMYGTEPMYRTLKPGDKGNDVRQLEQNLAALGYGAWLTVDDTYTDGTAAAVKRWQKAHDRKQTGRVGPEQISFQPSAVRVKSAESTVGDQVAPGKPVLSATGSERVVRVQLDVAEGKLAKKGAKVSVTLPDGTTVDGEIASVGRTAKPGDDPGDKSPKVPVTVTFADPGEVKGFDQSPVTVNLTGEKRADVLSVPVNALLALPGGGFGVQVVEGGRTREVKVELGMFGQGRVEVSGGRLRAGMKVGVPKV; the protein is encoded by the coding sequence ATGAGGCGGCGCACCGCCGTCGTCGCGACGGTCGTGGCCCTGCTCGCGGTCACCGGCGGCGGCATCGCCGTCACCGCGCTCGCCGACGCGGGCGGCAAGGACGACTCCCACCGCAGGGACGCGGACCTGCCCGCCGCCACCGCGGCCGTCGAGCGCGGCGACCTCACGAGCGGCACCCAGGTCGACGGCACCCTCGGCTACGCCAAGGAACGCAAGGTCAACGCGGGCGCCACCGGCACCCTCACCTGGTCCGCGGAGACCGGCTCCACGGTGGGCAGGGACGGCCGTCTGTACGAGGTGAACGGCGCTCCCGTCCGTCTCATGTACGGCACCGAGCCGATGTACCGCACGCTGAAACCGGGCGACAAGGGCAACGACGTACGGCAGTTGGAGCAGAACCTCGCCGCCCTCGGGTACGGGGCGTGGCTCACCGTCGACGACACCTACACCGACGGCACCGCGGCCGCGGTCAAGCGGTGGCAGAAGGCCCACGACCGCAAGCAGACCGGGCGCGTGGGGCCCGAGCAGATCTCCTTCCAGCCCTCCGCGGTCCGCGTGAAGTCCGCGGAGTCCACGGTCGGCGACCAGGTCGCGCCCGGCAAGCCCGTGCTCTCCGCGACCGGTTCCGAGCGGGTCGTGCGCGTCCAGCTCGACGTCGCCGAGGGCAAGCTCGCGAAGAAGGGCGCCAAGGTGAGCGTCACGCTGCCGGACGGCACGACCGTCGACGGCGAGATCGCCTCCGTCGGCAGGACCGCCAAGCCCGGCGACGACCCGGGCGACAAGAGCCCCAAGGTTCCCGTCACGGTCACCTTCGCCGACCCCGGCGAGGTCAAGGGCTTCGACCAGTCGCCCGTCACCGTGAACCTCACCGGCGAGAAGCGCGCGGACGTCCTGTCCGTGCCCGTCAACGCGCTCCTCGCGCTGCCCGGCGGCGGCTTCGGCGTCCAGGTCGTCGAGGGCGGCCGCACGCGCGAAGTGAAGGTCGAGCTCGGCATGTTCGGGCAGGGCAGGGTCGAGGTGAGCGGTGGGAGGCTGCGGGCCGGGATGAAGGTCGGGGTGCCGAAGGTATGA
- a CDS encoding metal-dependent transcriptional regulator, whose product MSGLIDTTEMYLRTILELEEEGVVPMRARIAERLDQSGPTVSQTVARMERDGLVAVASDRHLELTEEGRRLATRVMRKHRLAECLLVDVIGLEWEQVHAEACRWEHVMSEAVERRVLELLRHPTESPYGNPIPGLEELGEKDGADPFLDEGMVSLTELDPGAEGKTVVVRRIGEPIQTDAQLMYTLRRAGVQPGSVVSVTESAGGVLVGSSGEAAELASDIASHVFVAKR is encoded by the coding sequence ATGTCGGGGCTGATTGACACCACTGAGATGTATTTGCGCACCATCCTCGAGCTGGAGGAGGAAGGTGTGGTCCCCATGCGCGCCCGGATCGCCGAGCGGCTCGACCAGAGCGGACCGACGGTGAGCCAGACCGTGGCGCGCATGGAGCGCGACGGCCTGGTGGCGGTCGCGAGCGACCGTCACCTGGAGCTCACCGAGGAGGGCCGCCGCCTGGCCACCCGTGTGATGCGCAAGCACCGCCTCGCGGAGTGCCTGCTCGTCGACGTGATCGGGCTGGAGTGGGAGCAGGTGCACGCCGAGGCGTGCCGATGGGAGCACGTGATGAGTGAGGCGGTGGAGCGCCGTGTCCTCGAGCTGCTCCGCCACCCGACCGAGTCGCCGTACGGCAACCCGATCCCGGGCCTGGAGGAGCTGGGCGAGAAGGACGGCGCGGATCCGTTCCTGGACGAGGGCATGGTCTCGCTGACGGAGCTCGATCCGGGCGCCGAGGGCAAGACCGTCGTCGTCCGCCGCATCGGCGAGCCGATCCAGACGGACGCCCAGCTGATGTACACGCTGCGGCGCGCGGGCGTGCAGCCCGGCTCCGTGGTGAGCGTGACGGAGTCCGCGGGCGGTGTGCTCGTGGGCAGCAGCGGTGAGGCCGCGGAGCTGGCCTCGGACATCGCTTCGCACGTCTTCGTCGCCAAGCGCTGA
- a CDS encoding ABC transporter permease — protein sequence MRGRSERLKAARLGPRDVLHVGSAGLRSRPVRVVLSALGIAIGIATMVAVVGISSSSQAKLMRELDELGTNMLVAAPGEPMFSGEKVTLPRDAVGRVGRIDGVQDVGATGDLERSVRRSEKISEEETGGISVKAATEGLLKVLRGEMARGTWFNAANSRYPSVVLGGVAAERLGITSPGQQVWLGDRYFTVIGILGPLPLAPDVERSALTGWDASRKLLGFDGHPTSVYERSTDASVRDVRSLLAPSIDPENPRNVQVTDPSSALQAKAATEGAFSTLLLGLGGIALLVGGVGVANTMIISVLERRYEIGLRRSLGATRGQIRIQFVTESLMLSGLGGLAGVVLGAGATAVYAVSGGLPWVVPPWSMAGGFGATLLIGTVAGLYPAVRASRLSPTLALHAV from the coding sequence ATGCGCGGTCGTAGTGAGCGGTTGAAGGCAGCCAGGCTCGGGCCCCGGGACGTGCTGCACGTCGGCTCCGCCGGGCTGCGCAGTCGGCCCGTACGCGTGGTGCTGTCCGCCCTCGGGATCGCCATCGGCATCGCGACCATGGTCGCGGTGGTGGGCATCTCGTCGTCCAGCCAGGCCAAACTCATGCGGGAACTCGACGAGTTGGGTACGAACATGCTGGTCGCCGCCCCCGGTGAGCCGATGTTCTCCGGGGAGAAGGTGACCCTGCCGCGCGATGCCGTCGGGCGGGTCGGGCGGATCGACGGGGTCCAGGACGTCGGCGCCACGGGGGACCTCGAACGGTCCGTGCGGCGCAGCGAGAAGATCTCCGAGGAGGAGACGGGGGGCATCTCCGTGAAGGCGGCCACGGAGGGGCTGTTGAAGGTGCTGCGCGGGGAGATGGCGCGCGGCACCTGGTTCAACGCCGCCAACAGCCGCTATCCGTCGGTCGTCCTGGGCGGCGTGGCGGCGGAGCGTCTCGGCATCACGTCGCCGGGGCAACAAGTGTGGCTCGGCGACCGGTACTTCACCGTCATCGGCATCCTCGGCCCGCTGCCGCTCGCGCCGGACGTGGAGCGGTCGGCGCTGACGGGCTGGGACGCGTCGAGGAAGCTGCTCGGCTTCGACGGCCATCCGACGTCGGTGTACGAGCGGTCGACCGATGCGTCGGTACGTGACGTGCGGAGCCTGCTCGCTCCCTCGATCGACCCGGAGAACCCGCGCAACGTCCAGGTCACCGATCCCTCGTCGGCGCTCCAGGCGAAGGCGGCGACGGAGGGCGCGTTCTCGACGCTGCTGCTCGGTCTGGGCGGGATCGCGTTGCTGGTGGGCGGTGTCGGTGTCGCCAACACCATGATCATCTCGGTGCTGGAACGACGCTACGAGATCGGCCTCCGACGCTCGCTGGGCGCGACGCGGGGGCAGATCCGGATCCAGTTCGTCACGGAGTCACTGATGCTGTCCGGGCTCGGGGGCCTTGCCGGGGTGGTGCTGGGTGCGGGGGCGACGGCGGTGTACGCGGTGTCGGGCGGGCTGCCGTGGGTGGTGCCGCCGTGGTCGATGGCGGGGGGCTTCGGGGCGACGCTCCTGATCGGCACGGTGGCGGGTCTGTACCCGGCGGTGCGGGCGTCGCGGTTGTCGCCGACGTTGGCGTTGCATGCGGTGTGA
- a CDS encoding response regulator transcription factor yields MRVLLVEDEDFLAEMIAEGLRRDAVAVDIASDGLTALRKLQLGEYDVLVLDRDLPGLHGDEVCRRVVQQRLLTRVLMLTAAGTVRDRVAGLGLGADDYLTKPFAYDELLARVIALGRRARPALPPVLERAGLVLDTARRQASRDGRHLALSRKEFAVLEALLRAEGAVVSGEDLIEQVWEEDTSYRTNAVRVTLSKLRAKLGEPTVVETVPGAGYRITGRSL; encoded by the coding sequence ATGCGCGTACTGCTGGTGGAGGACGAGGACTTCCTGGCCGAGATGATCGCCGAGGGGCTGCGGCGCGACGCGGTGGCCGTCGACATCGCCTCCGACGGCCTGACCGCGCTGCGCAAACTGCAGCTCGGGGAGTACGACGTGCTCGTCCTGGACCGCGATCTGCCGGGCCTGCACGGCGACGAGGTGTGCCGCCGCGTCGTACAGCAGCGGCTGCTCACCCGGGTCCTGATGCTGACGGCGGCGGGCACGGTCCGTGACCGCGTCGCCGGGCTCGGCCTCGGCGCCGACGACTACCTGACCAAGCCGTTCGCGTACGACGAGCTGCTCGCCCGCGTCATCGCGCTCGGCCGCCGCGCCAGGCCCGCGCTGCCGCCCGTGCTCGAACGGGCCGGGCTCGTCCTGGACACCGCGCGCCGCCAGGCCAGCAGGGACGGGCGTCATCTCGCGCTGTCCCGCAAGGAGTTCGCGGTCCTCGAGGCGCTGCTGCGGGCGGAAGGCGCGGTGGTCAGCGGCGAGGACCTGATCGAACAGGTCTGGGAGGAGGACACCAGCTACCGCACCAACGCGGTCCGCGTCACCCTCTCCAAGCTCCGCGCGAAGCTGGGCGAGCCGACGGTGGTGGAGACGGTGCCCGGCGCCGGATACCGGATCACGGGACGGTCCCTGTGA
- a CDS encoding PAS domain-containing protein yields MSASRRSGTTDALGPEEPDPGGAELLAALLDGMDAALCALDADGVVTHWNREAERILGWTAAEAVGRQGFSGWAVRAADAEEIQGRLLSAMDAPGRQVHEFALVTKDGGRVLVRMQSAAVRGGDGKPAGVYCAFSEVHAQIDLERSIALSEALFEHASWGVVLVDADLRPAVVNEHAARALGVGRTAVLGRPLADLLGQGVEELESALAHVLGEGSPPAPAELWVSVRAAADKEGGGFERRCWRSGFVRLASPLAEEPVPLGVGWLFLDVTEAKQTEQEASQLRFRSQQLHRAARAAAECEDPMEAATVHLDFALAGFADHALVDLLAGEDPVRLVRVAATPAGAPGPCLPVSKAGIPVRYPEGHPAPQCVARVGSVRASAGAGVTDWASVRQWPEGSVHALCAVLRSRGRTLGVVTFLRGPGRVAFERPDATYAESVTARVAAALDLAQALPR; encoded by the coding sequence GTGAGTGCTTCCCGACGGAGCGGAACTACCGACGCGCTGGGCCCCGAAGAGCCCGATCCCGGCGGCGCCGAGCTGCTCGCGGCGCTGCTCGACGGCATGGACGCGGCGCTGTGCGCGCTCGACGCGGACGGTGTGGTGACGCACTGGAACCGCGAGGCCGAGCGGATCCTCGGCTGGACGGCGGCGGAGGCCGTCGGGCGGCAGGGGTTCTCCGGCTGGGCGGTGCGGGCCGCCGACGCGGAGGAGATCCAGGGGCGGCTGCTGTCCGCGATGGACGCCCCCGGGCGGCAGGTGCACGAGTTCGCGCTGGTCACCAAGGACGGCGGGCGGGTCCTCGTGCGGATGCAGTCCGCCGCGGTACGGGGCGGGGACGGCAAGCCCGCGGGGGTGTACTGCGCCTTCAGCGAGGTCCACGCGCAGATAGACCTGGAGCGGTCCATCGCCCTGAGCGAGGCCCTCTTCGAGCACGCGTCCTGGGGCGTCGTGCTCGTCGACGCCGACCTGCGGCCCGCCGTCGTCAACGAACACGCGGCGCGCGCGCTGGGGGTCGGCCGCACCGCCGTACTCGGACGGCCGCTCGCCGATCTGCTCGGGCAGGGCGTGGAGGAGCTGGAGAGCGCGCTCGCCCACGTCCTGGGCGAGGGCTCACCGCCCGCGCCCGCCGAGCTGTGGGTTTCCGTACGCGCCGCCGCCGACAAGGAAGGCGGTGGCTTCGAGCGGCGCTGCTGGCGCAGTGGCTTCGTACGACTGGCTTCGCCGCTGGCCGAGGAGCCGGTGCCGCTCGGTGTCGGCTGGCTCTTCCTGGACGTGACCGAGGCCAAGCAGACGGAGCAGGAGGCGTCCCAACTGCGCTTCCGCTCCCAACAGTTGCACCGGGCGGCGCGGGCGGCCGCCGAGTGCGAGGACCCGATGGAGGCGGCCACGGTCCACCTCGACTTCGCCCTCGCGGGCTTCGCCGATCACGCGCTGGTCGACCTGCTCGCGGGCGAGGACCCGGTCCGCCTGGTCCGGGTCGCGGCGACGCCCGCGGGGGCGCCGGGGCCGTGCCTGCCGGTCAGCAAGGCGGGCATTCCGGTGCGCTATCCCGAGGGCCATCCCGCGCCGCAGTGTGTGGCGCGGGTGGGTTCGGTGCGGGCCAGCGCGGGGGCGGGGGTGACGGATTGGGCCTCGGTGCGGCAGTGGCCCGAGGGGTCGGTCCACGCGTTGTGCGCGGTGCTGCGGAGCAGGGGGCGGACGTTGGGCGTCGTGACGTTTCTTCGGGGGCCGGGGCGGGTGGCGTTCGAACGCCCCGACGCGACGTATGCGGAGAGCGTGACGGCGCGGGTGGCGGCGGCGCTGGACTTGGCCCAGGCCCTGCCACGTTGA